Proteins encoded within one genomic window of Halocatena marina:
- a CDS encoding helix-turn-helix domain-containing protein — MSSLTTIVVSAEDFPLGETLSGGSSIHLRLDRVIPLGETFIPYFWVADGTVNDLEPALRADTDIKSFEVVDTTNGESLVRAEWAAEMRGLPSVVAETGGAFLKAVGKSDSWTIQLRFDDHKELAAFYRLCSKRGISITVQSVHNPHLPNDINSGFGLTDAQHETLVMALEKGYFDVPRRINLVDLADEIGVSDTAVSQRLRRGNASLLRAALFERGNEPPIGDE; from the coding sequence ATGAGCTCTCTCACCACCATCGTCGTCTCCGCCGAGGATTTCCCGCTCGGAGAAACGCTTTCGGGTGGGTCCAGTATTCATCTTCGACTCGATCGAGTTATTCCACTCGGTGAGACGTTTATCCCTTATTTTTGGGTCGCAGACGGTACGGTCAACGATCTCGAACCCGCGTTGCGAGCGGATACCGATATCAAATCGTTTGAAGTTGTGGACACCACTAACGGCGAATCTCTCGTTCGCGCCGAGTGGGCAGCGGAGATGCGGGGACTCCCCAGTGTTGTAGCCGAAACCGGCGGTGCTTTTCTCAAAGCTGTCGGCAAATCCGATAGCTGGACGATTCAACTGCGGTTCGACGATCACAAAGAGCTCGCTGCTTTCTATCGACTGTGTTCTAAGCGTGGAATTTCGATTACCGTCCAGAGCGTCCACAATCCCCACCTTCCGAACGATATCAACTCCGGGTTCGGGCTCACTGACGCACAGCACGAAACGCTAGTCATGGCGCTCGAAAAGGGATATTTCGATGTTCCCAGACGAATCAACCTCGTTGACCTCGCTGATGAGATTGGCGTCTCGGACACAGCAGTTTCACAACGTCTCAGACGCGGTAATGCATCACTCCTCAGGGCTGCCCTCTTCGAACGAGGTAATGAGCCACCAATCGGCGATGAATGA
- a CDS encoding helix-turn-helix domain-containing protein has product MVATITDIRVPADAFPLGRILQSHPQVEIELERLVPTREEIIPLFWVESENEAAVEETLADDPLVEEIVELTRTPARLLYSVTWSPDVDALVRVFVDLDIDVLNARGTANIWRFRLQFWEREQLSQFQRRCHEKDLPFELLRVYNPKTPPEAGPLTVEQKDALVTAYEGGYWDIPRKINQRELAERVGVSDNSMSQRLRRGAKIAVAELLYGNDRQ; this is encoded by the coding sequence ATGGTCGCCACAATCACCGATATCCGCGTGCCTGCGGACGCATTTCCGCTCGGGCGTATCTTACAATCTCATCCACAAGTCGAGATTGAACTCGAACGCCTTGTTCCGACACGAGAGGAAATCATCCCGTTATTCTGGGTGGAAAGCGAGAACGAGGCAGCGGTCGAGGAGACGCTTGCCGATGATCCTCTCGTAGAGGAGATCGTCGAACTCACTCGAACACCTGCTCGCCTCCTCTATTCGGTCACGTGGAGTCCCGATGTCGATGCACTCGTTCGAGTGTTCGTCGATCTCGACATCGACGTACTGAACGCCAGAGGAACAGCCAACATTTGGAGATTTCGCCTTCAGTTTTGGGAACGGGAGCAACTGAGCCAATTTCAGCGACGGTGCCACGAAAAAGATCTCCCATTCGAACTCTTGCGGGTGTACAACCCGAAGACGCCACCCGAAGCGGGACCACTCACAGTCGAACAGAAGGACGCCCTCGTCACGGCGTACGAAGGTGGCTATTGGGACATTCCTCGTAAAATCAATCAGCGCGAACTAGCGGAGCGTGTCGGCGTCAGCGACAACTCGATGTCACAACGACTGCGACGCGGTGCAAAGATCGCTGTTGCAGAACTACTGTACGGGAACGATAGACAGTAA
- a CDS encoding HalOD1 output domain-containing protein — translation MDMDRYHTILRCTGDTSLSSTIIEAIAAIDRVEPNEMEPIYSAIDPDALEQLVESLRRSSHQKGDERAEFTFDGYRVTVLSSGEIEIRQHTTETRGEPTDEMAFHLALTHLLQTATANGVDIEGGWGCRNKSDSKWGVEIYGVKER, via the coding sequence ATGGACATGGATAGATACCACACGATTCTCCGTTGTACTGGTGATACGTCCCTCTCTAGTACCATCATTGAGGCGATTGCGGCGATCGATCGAGTTGAACCAAACGAGATGGAACCGATCTACTCTGCCATCGATCCCGACGCGTTAGAGCAACTCGTCGAGTCACTTCGGCGTTCGTCCCACCAGAAAGGAGACGAACGTGCCGAATTCACGTTTGACGGGTACCGGGTCACAGTGTTGTCGAGTGGTGAGATCGAGATTCGACAGCACACGACTGAGACCCGTGGTGAACCGACTGACGAGATGGCGTTCCATCTCGCACTCACGCACCTTCTCCAAACGGCGACGGCGAATGGCGTCGATATCGAAGGGGGATGGGGGTGTCGAAACAAGTCCGATTCCAAATGGGGTGTCGAAATCTACGGTGTCAAAGAGCGGTGA
- a CDS encoding AzlD domain-containing protein, whose translation MTGYDPMTIWLVFFIVGIGTYALRLSFIILFGRLDDVPVWIEGVLRFVPPAALAALIVPAIISLSLGPSLGLVFEHEKVLAGAIATLVAWRTKRVLPTIGIGMLALWGLQLVL comes from the coding sequence ATGACTGGATACGATCCGATGACGATTTGGCTGGTGTTCTTCATCGTCGGGATCGGCACGTATGCCCTCCGACTCTCGTTCATTATTCTGTTTGGACGGCTGGACGACGTACCGGTCTGGATCGAGGGCGTGCTCCGGTTCGTTCCGCCGGCGGCACTGGCAGCTCTCATCGTCCCGGCAATTATCTCGCTCTCACTGGGACCGTCCCTCGGGCTAGTGTTCGAGCACGAGAAAGTACTCGCCGGGGCAATTGCGACGCTCGTCGCATGGCGAACGAAGCGAGTTCTCCCGACGATCGGCATCGGAATGCTTGCGCTGTGGGGCTTGCAGCTCGTATTGTAG
- a CDS encoding AzlC family ABC transporter permease, translated as MSQMESQTNDTSVRNAFLTGARTVIPILLGIIPFGLITGVTAVNAGIPPLQAIAMSAIVFAGASQLAAIDLIGNTAPVAVVVVTAIIINLRHVMYSASIAPYFQRLSGPWKWLCAYGLTDQTYAVSLTEFRAKDYTPSTRKWFYLGAAITLWGTWQLGTIVGVVAGAQIPSGLSLEFAVPLTFIALLFPALEDRPTILAAIVAGALSVIAGVLPFDLGLVVATLGGITAGVAVGRRHGSFPTSTRSDEFTRDSESDADDEMGSTQ; from the coding sequence ATGTCTCAGATGGAGTCTCAGACCAACGATACGTCCGTCCGGAATGCGTTTCTGACTGGCGCACGCACCGTGATACCCATCCTTCTGGGAATCATCCCGTTTGGCCTCATCACGGGCGTGACAGCAGTGAATGCCGGTATTCCGCCCCTTCAAGCGATTGCTATGTCTGCCATCGTCTTTGCTGGAGCATCCCAACTCGCGGCTATTGATCTCATCGGGAACACCGCCCCAGTTGCTGTGGTCGTTGTGACAGCAATCATCATCAACCTCCGTCACGTGATGTACAGCGCGTCAATCGCGCCTTACTTCCAACGGCTCAGTGGGCCGTGGAAGTGGCTTTGTGCCTACGGTCTCACCGACCAGACGTATGCGGTTTCACTCACTGAATTTCGAGCGAAAGACTACACACCGAGCACTCGAAAATGGTTCTACCTCGGTGCAGCAATCACTCTCTGGGGTACATGGCAGCTTGGGACAATCGTCGGAGTTGTCGCTGGCGCACAGATTCCGAGCGGGCTCTCACTCGAATTCGCTGTGCCGCTCACGTTCATCGCGTTGTTGTTTCCTGCACTCGAAGATCGACCCACCATCCTCGCGGCGATCGTTGCAGGAGCACTCAGCGTTATTGCTGGGGTACTTCCGTTCGATCTTGGACTCGTGGTCGCAACACTCGGTGGCATCACCGCCGGTGTCGCAGTCGGACGCCGACACGGCTCATTCCCGACAAGCACACGGAGCGATGAATTCACCCGTGACAGCGAATCAGATGCTGATGACGAGATGGGATCGACTCAATGA
- a CDS encoding N-acetylmuramoyl-L-alanine amidase, which produces MQEDKHAGPTRRDVLKQMGTVSAIGLSGVTLSSTSAEAKPSVDWEPAHSSNYTAANRGAAEIDAIVIHVAQGSAEGTVNWFQNPDANVSAHYTIRDDGYKYQSLSDINIGWHAGGVSWYNDATIGIEHGGYVSSGFPDAQYQSSAELVRWLCNEYNIPKSRVSGVASCGGESGIMGHHQVPESDCGWNDHTDPGSNWDWNYYMSLI; this is translated from the coding sequence ATGCAAGAAGATAAGCATGCAGGTCCAACCCGGCGAGACGTACTGAAACAGATGGGAACGGTAAGCGCGATCGGTCTCAGCGGAGTTACGCTATCGAGCACCAGCGCGGAAGCGAAGCCATCGGTTGATTGGGAGCCGGCTCATTCGAGCAACTACACTGCTGCGAACCGTGGCGCAGCAGAGATCGACGCTATCGTCATCCACGTCGCACAGGGATCTGCCGAAGGGACCGTCAACTGGTTCCAGAATCCGGATGCCAACGTCAGTGCCCACTACACGATCCGGGATGACGGCTACAAATACCAGTCACTCAGTGACATCAATATCGGGTGGCACGCTGGTGGTGTTTCGTGGTACAACGACGCCACGATCGGCATTGAGCACGGTGGCTACGTGAGCAGCGGTTTCCCCGATGCACAGTATCAGAGCTCTGCTGAACTCGTCCGCTGGCTGTGTAACGAATACAACATCCCGAAGAGCCGCGTCTCTGGTGTCGCATCGTGTGGTGGAGAGAGCGGTATTATGGGCCATCATCAGGTACCCGAGTCCGACTGTGGCTGGAATGACCATACTGATCCGGGCTCGAACTGGGACTGGAACTACTACATGAGCCTCATCTAG
- a CDS encoding sodium:calcium antiporter — protein sequence MVLGGLLPNTPIVNVVVIIVATGFIWFGSGWLEASAERLSAHYGLPAVVQGSVVVAVGSSFPELASVVFTALAGVFDMGVGAIVGSAVFNILVIPALAGILTDEDIEANRTIVYKEAQFYMLAVSALVVTFALAVIYAPVPNAPSLTGRITRPLAAIPLLLYVLYLFIQWQDINEYQGDRTSSEGSVHRAWAKLAVGLLVILIAVEQLVGGVESLGHTFGIPEFLAGVIIIAAATSLPDTLVSVRSARAGKGVTSLGNVLGSNTFDLLVAIPIGVLIVGSAPVNFSVAVPMMGVLTVATILLFTILRTDLSLTNVESYALLVAYLIFVVWVVAESIGVTHLIKGT from the coding sequence ATGGTTCTTGGTGGTCTGCTTCCGAACACGCCGATTGTGAACGTAGTCGTCATCATCGTTGCGACGGGATTCATCTGGTTTGGGAGCGGTTGGCTTGAAGCGTCCGCAGAGCGCTTATCGGCTCACTATGGACTCCCCGCGGTGGTTCAAGGATCAGTCGTCGTCGCGGTTGGTTCGAGTTTTCCCGAACTAGCAAGTGTTGTGTTTACTGCCCTCGCTGGCGTGTTCGATATGGGAGTCGGTGCGATCGTCGGCTCTGCAGTGTTCAACATTCTCGTGATACCTGCTCTCGCCGGAATCCTGACCGATGAAGACATTGAAGCCAATCGTACCATCGTCTACAAGGAAGCTCAGTTCTATATGCTCGCTGTTTCGGCACTGGTTGTGACGTTCGCACTGGCGGTCATCTACGCCCCGGTTCCGAATGCACCCTCGCTCACTGGACGGATCACGCGCCCGTTGGCTGCTATTCCACTTTTATTGTACGTGCTCTATCTCTTCATCCAGTGGCAAGATATCAATGAATACCAAGGTGACAGAACGAGTAGTGAAGGATCCGTCCACAGAGCGTGGGCAAAGCTCGCTGTCGGATTGCTCGTCATCCTGATTGCTGTTGAGCAGCTCGTCGGTGGTGTCGAGTCACTCGGACACACGTTCGGCATTCCAGAGTTTCTCGCTGGCGTGATCATCATCGCGGCAGCAACAAGTCTACCAGATACACTCGTGAGTGTCCGATCGGCCCGCGCTGGCAAGGGTGTCACGAGTCTCGGGAACGTACTCGGATCGAACACGTTCGATCTGCTCGTCGCAATTCCAATCGGTGTCCTCATCGTCGGAAGTGCTCCCGTGAACTTCTCGGTCGCGGTCCCGATGATGGGTGTCCTGACGGTTGCGACTATTCTTCTCTTTACCATCCTGCGAACCGATCTCTCACTCACTAATGTCGAATCCTATGCACTGTTGGTCGCGTATCTCATTTTCGTCGTGTGGGTCGTCGCTGAGTCGATTGGAGTCACACATCTGATCAAAGGAACGTAA
- a CDS encoding ABC transporter ATP-binding protein yields MSLAISTTNLEKNYGDVRALDGLSLSVEQGEFFGLLGPNGAGKTTFINILVGLVRKSGGEASVFGHDVEDDYRAARDRIGLAPQEFNVDRFFPIREVLIHKAGYHGISTKEAGERADRALRTVGIYEKRETRFDWLSGGMKRRFMLARALVSDPDLLILDEPTAGVDVELRHDLWDIITDLNDDGTTVLLTTHYIEEAEQLCDSVAIMDSGSKLTVASPETLMARGNDTVRLRLREQPTRIPTLDDERIDNVALDDDTLVVTTAHGGEVAPTLVRSLDHQDHTVVDIDISRTSLEEVFVSLTSHEQQTEDESDGRETEAPASTGGSL; encoded by the coding sequence GTGTCGCTTGCCATTTCTACGACGAATCTCGAAAAGAACTATGGGGATGTTCGAGCGCTCGATGGACTTTCACTCTCGGTCGAGCAGGGTGAGTTCTTCGGGCTTCTTGGACCGAATGGTGCGGGCAAGACGACGTTCATCAATATTCTCGTCGGGCTCGTCCGCAAGTCTGGCGGCGAAGCCAGCGTATTCGGCCACGATGTCGAGGACGACTACCGCGCTGCTCGGGATCGGATCGGACTCGCACCACAGGAGTTCAACGTTGACCGTTTCTTTCCGATTCGAGAAGTGTTGATCCACAAGGCGGGCTATCACGGGATCTCGACGAAAGAGGCCGGAGAGCGTGCGGACAGGGCACTCCGTACCGTTGGAATCTACGAAAAGCGCGAGACACGCTTTGATTGGCTCTCTGGCGGAATGAAACGCCGATTCATGCTCGCTCGTGCGCTCGTCTCGGACCCTGATCTCCTCATTCTCGACGAACCGACGGCAGGAGTCGATGTCGAACTTCGACACGATCTCTGGGACATCATTACAGACCTCAACGACGACGGCACCACTGTGTTACTGACGACACACTACATCGAAGAAGCTGAGCAACTCTGTGATTCGGTTGCGATCATGGATTCGGGGAGCAAACTTACGGTCGCCAGCCCAGAGACGCTGATGGCACGCGGCAACGACACCGTTCGCCTCCGACTTCGTGAGCAGCCGACGCGAATTCCGACGCTCGATGATGAACGCATCGACAACGTAGCGCTCGATGATGATACACTCGTTGTGACAACGGCTCATGGAGGAGAGGTTGCACCCACCCTCGTTCGCAGTCTCGACCACCAGGATCACACAGTGGTCGACATAGACATTTCGCGCACATCGCTCGAAGAGGTTTTCGTCTCATTGACCAGCCACGAACAACAGACAGAAGACGAGAGCGACGGTCGTGAGACTGAGGCACCAGCATCAACCGGAGGGTCGTTGTGA
- a CDS encoding ABC transporter permease — protein sequence MNVVSVGLWTLIHREVLRFVRRPRNTFLPPAITNTLYFVVFGVILGGRINASEGVPYILFILPGLVVLGATSDAFQNASFSIFHGRWNEYIHEVQTSPLSYTEMVLAYVSTSALRGIIIAVLITIVGAICTNLIPSMTPVWFAHPAYVVAFILVITFLFAGFGVVGGLWARDFDYLTVMNQFIIRPLVFFGAVFYPLSALSKFWQTVSLLNPMVYMVDGVRYAFIGTSDIDPNVSLAVLTGATVMIVLFDVWLFKRGYGLTE from the coding sequence GTGAACGTCGTTTCCGTCGGTTTGTGGACGCTCATCCATCGGGAAGTGCTCCGGTTCGTTCGTCGACCACGGAACACGTTTCTCCCGCCTGCAATCACGAATACGCTCTACTTTGTCGTTTTCGGGGTGATTCTCGGTGGACGAATCAATGCAAGTGAAGGCGTTCCGTACATCCTCTTTATCCTTCCTGGTCTCGTTGTGCTCGGTGCGACCAGTGATGCGTTTCAGAACGCTTCGTTCTCTATCTTCCACGGACGCTGGAACGAGTACATCCACGAGGTCCAGACATCGCCGCTTTCATACACCGAGATGGTTCTCGCGTACGTCTCGACCAGCGCGCTGCGTGGCATCATCATCGCGGTGTTGATCACTATCGTCGGTGCTATCTGTACGAATCTCATCCCATCGATGACGCCGGTCTGGTTCGCGCATCCTGCGTACGTCGTTGCGTTCATTCTTGTAATCACGTTCCTCTTCGCTGGCTTCGGCGTCGTAGGAGGTCTGTGGGCGCGAGATTTCGACTATCTGACCGTGATGAATCAGTTCATTATTCGACCGCTCGTTTTCTTCGGTGCAGTCTTCTATCCCCTAAGCGCCCTCTCCAAATTCTGGCAGACCGTGTCACTGCTCAACCCGATGGTCTACATGGTCGATGGGGTTAGGTATGCATTCATTGGTACGAGTGACATTGACCCGAACGTCTCGCTCGCAGTGCTCACGGGTGCAACAGTGATGATCGTGCTTTTCGACGTGTGGTTGTTCAAGCGTGGTTACGGACTAACCGAATGA
- the ilvA gene encoding threonine ammonia-lyase, whose product MPATGDMPVTVEDIKRARDRFDDESVVRRTPIETSRTLDAKTQANVILKMEHLQRTGSFKTRGAYNKLSQLADSNDGQIDRAVAASAGNHAQGVALAATKTGLDATIVMPKNAPQSKIDATKGYGARIELHGSGFQSAMNHAHSLVDENAVFVHAYDDPDIVAGQGTVGLEILEQVPAVDVVIVPIGGGGLIGGVATAIKELDPHVRVIGVQAEGAATVPQSLEKGQPHTADAVQTIADGIATGGISDLTFELIEQHVDEIITVSDTEIADSILYLLERTKQMVEGAGASAIAALLSDELDTERKTVVPVISGGNLSMTMLQRVLTHGLTFRKQLIRLRVRIIDEPGKMSHLSGIIAANDANIQNVSHERAIGDLSVGEAYLDFQIETSGDQHTNHIIEAIEQDGYEVIRQD is encoded by the coding sequence ATGCCCGCAACAGGAGATATGCCAGTAACAGTAGAAGACATCAAACGCGCACGAGATCGTTTCGACGACGAATCGGTCGTTCGAAGAACACCAATCGAAACCAGTCGAACGCTGGATGCGAAAACACAGGCCAACGTCATTCTCAAGATGGAACATCTCCAGCGAACTGGCTCGTTCAAGACACGGGGGGCTTATAACAAACTTAGTCAACTCGCAGACAGTAACGACGGTCAAATCGACAGAGCAGTCGCGGCGAGTGCCGGTAACCACGCACAAGGCGTCGCGCTCGCTGCCACAAAAACGGGGCTCGATGCGACAATCGTTATGCCCAAGAACGCCCCGCAGTCGAAGATCGACGCAACGAAGGGATACGGTGCGAGAATAGAACTCCACGGTTCCGGTTTTCAATCAGCGATGAATCACGCGCATTCGCTCGTCGACGAGAACGCTGTTTTCGTCCACGCGTACGACGATCCGGATATCGTCGCTGGCCAAGGAACCGTCGGTCTCGAGATTCTTGAGCAAGTTCCTGCTGTCGATGTGGTGATTGTTCCGATCGGAGGCGGTGGGCTAATTGGCGGTGTTGCGACCGCGATTAAAGAACTTGACCCGCACGTGCGAGTCATCGGAGTGCAAGCCGAGGGTGCGGCGACAGTCCCACAGAGTCTCGAAAAAGGGCAGCCACATACTGCAGACGCTGTTCAAACGATCGCCGACGGAATTGCGACAGGGGGTATCTCTGATCTCACCTTCGAACTCATCGAACAGCACGTCGATGAGATCATTACCGTCTCTGATACTGAAATCGCCGACAGTATTCTGTATCTTCTCGAACGAACGAAGCAGATGGTCGAAGGAGCTGGTGCGTCGGCGATCGCTGCACTCCTGAGCGACGAACTCGACACCGAGAGAAAAACTGTTGTTCCTGTGATCAGCGGCGGGAACCTCAGCATGACAATGCTCCAACGCGTTTTGACACACGGATTGACGTTCCGAAAACAACTGATCCGGTTGCGCGTTCGTATCATCGATGAACCCGGTAAGATGAGTCATCTCTCGGGAATCATCGCGGCAAACGACGCAAACATCCAAAACGTCAGCCACGAACGCGCAATCGGTGATCTTTCAGTCGGCGAGGCGTACTTGGATTTCCAAATTGAGACGAGCGGTGATCAACACACGAATCACATCATCGAAGCCATCGAACAGGACGGGTACGAGGTCATTCGTCAGGATTGA
- a CDS encoding lactate racemase domain-containing protein, giving the protein MNRPSVEALPDPLEQSEFPPFTAVRYEPPAPREDAVEATTRRETSELVDELPSGATIAVGLGSRGIHDIESIAPAVIDAFDEQGFDPVVVPAMGSHGGATAEGQRRTLAALSLTEETLGCPIDARMETETVGQTSFGEPVYFSTAALEADAVTVINRVKPHTNFAGEIESGLCKMLTIGLGKRNGAQSIHEQALVHGYVPVIEDAFGEICETVRFLGGIAIVENFYDRTAAIEGITAGNLPHRESELLVRAQQHLPTLPYDTVDVLIVDRIGKDISGTGMDTNVVGRYQVLNTDEPETPDIKRIVVRGLTEETHGNGHGIGLADITTTDVIDELDLEQMYTNALTSNSLKRSKLPVAMPNEQLALSTAFSTVGTSDPESVRAVWLRDTGHLSSFAVSEALANESYDHVDHKGQRQLVFRDGKAALAP; this is encoded by the coding sequence ATGAATAGACCGAGCGTTGAGGCGCTCCCCGATCCACTCGAACAATCCGAGTTTCCACCGTTTACTGCTGTGCGCTATGAGCCCCCAGCACCACGAGAGGATGCGGTCGAGGCGACGACACGACGAGAGACGAGTGAGTTAGTGGACGAGCTTCCGTCTGGTGCGACTATCGCGGTTGGTCTTGGGAGTCGTGGAATCCACGATATCGAGTCGATCGCCCCAGCCGTCATCGACGCATTCGACGAACAGGGATTCGATCCGGTTGTCGTGCCTGCGATGGGGAGTCACGGCGGAGCAACCGCCGAGGGACAGCGGCGAACGCTCGCTGCTCTCTCGCTCACAGAGGAAACACTTGGCTGTCCGATTGACGCACGAATGGAGACGGAGACGGTCGGTCAAACGTCGTTCGGAGAACCCGTGTACTTCTCGACGGCCGCACTCGAAGCCGACGCAGTCACCGTTATCAATCGTGTGAAGCCGCACACGAACTTTGCAGGTGAGATCGAAAGCGGGCTTTGTAAGATGCTCACCATCGGGCTCGGAAAGCGAAACGGTGCCCAGTCAATCCACGAGCAAGCGCTGGTTCACGGATACGTTCCTGTGATCGAAGATGCGTTCGGTGAAATCTGCGAGACGGTACGGTTTCTCGGTGGAATCGCAATCGTCGAAAATTTCTACGATCGCACCGCTGCGATCGAGGGAATCACTGCTGGGAACCTACCCCACCGTGAGTCGGAGCTGTTGGTGCGTGCACAGCAGCATCTGCCGACACTTCCGTACGATACGGTCGATGTGCTCATCGTCGATCGCATCGGCAAGGATATCTCGGGCACTGGGATGGACACAAACGTCGTCGGTCGCTATCAGGTGCTCAATACCGACGAACCGGAAACCCCAGACATCAAGCGCATCGTGGTCCGGGGCCTGACCGAAGAGACACACGGTAATGGACACGGGATCGGTCTCGCTGATATAACGACAACAGACGTAATCGATGAACTCGATCTCGAACAGATGTACACCAACGCCCTGACGAGTAATTCTCTCAAACGGTCGAAGCTACCGGTTGCGATGCCGAACGAGCAGCTGGCTCTCTCAACGGCCTTTTCTACGGTCGGCACGTCCGACCCCGAGTCGGTACGAGCGGTGTGGCTCCGTGATACGGGCCATCTCTCCTCGTTTGCTGTCTCGGAAGCGTTGGCAAACGAATCGTACGACCACGTCGATCACAAGGGACAGCGTCAGCTCGTCTTCCGTGACGGCAAAGCAGCGCTTGCGCCATGA
- a CDS encoding C39 family peptidase, protein MALGAVGGIASLSSRRSAGGTARQNERISVQRWSSPRDFAAGRFQGTRPGRGESLTIAHPVGQREYTDPHGYGTKTWQYGRWISPRHRVGFGAKQLIASWAVDAPKDTWVQIEMRGTTTSGERTGWYVMGRWATTDVDIHRTSVPDQGDEHGWVAIDTFKAADGIMLGSYQMRVTLYQLPNNDHTPVLRSISAMTSHLPQQDHVDPSPLGGAAGTVLDVPQYSQEIHKGEYPQWDGGGEAWCSPTSTAMICSYWGRGPTEEQMSWVDPEYKDPQVDFAARGTYDYSYDGAGNWPFNVAYASQFGLDGFVTRLHSLNELEQYIKAGIPIITSQSFEEDELPGAGYGTNGHLMAVVGFTEDGDVVANDPASPTNDAVRRVYPRGAFENVWQRTSSTGGITYVIYPPGHALPDAASED, encoded by the coding sequence ATGGCACTGGGTGCAGTCGGTGGGATAGCCAGTTTGTCGAGTCGTCGTTCCGCCGGCGGAACTGCGAGGCAGAACGAACGAATCAGCGTACAGCGGTGGTCCTCTCCACGGGACTTCGCCGCAGGGCGGTTTCAGGGCACACGACCTGGACGTGGGGAGTCGCTCACCATCGCGCACCCTGTTGGTCAGCGCGAGTACACCGACCCACACGGCTACGGCACGAAGACGTGGCAGTACGGCCGTTGGATCTCTCCGAGACATCGGGTGGGCTTTGGCGCAAAGCAACTGATTGCCTCGTGGGCTGTAGACGCCCCGAAGGACACGTGGGTACAGATAGAGATGCGTGGGACGACCACCAGCGGCGAACGTACCGGCTGGTACGTCATGGGTCGTTGGGCAACGACTGATGTGGATATCCACCGCACCTCTGTTCCTGATCAGGGTGACGAACACGGTTGGGTCGCTATCGATACGTTCAAAGCCGCGGATGGGATCATGCTGGGCTCGTATCAGATGCGCGTGACGCTCTATCAACTGCCCAACAACGACCACACGCCGGTCTTGCGTTCGATCAGTGCGATGACGTCTCACCTACCACAGCAAGATCACGTCGATCCCAGCCCACTCGGTGGAGCAGCGGGAACCGTATTAGACGTGCCACAGTACTCCCAGGAGATACACAAGGGCGAGTACCCACAGTGGGACGGTGGTGGTGAGGCGTGGTGCAGTCCCACCTCAACCGCGATGATCTGTTCCTACTGGGGTCGCGGTCCAACTGAGGAGCAGATGAGCTGGGTTGATCCTGAGTACAAGGATCCACAGGTCGACTTCGCTGCCCGTGGAACGTACGACTACAGCTACGATGGTGCCGGAAACTGGCCGTTCAACGTCGCCTACGCCAGCCAGTTCGGGCTTGATGGATTTGTGACCCGGTTACACTCTCTGAACGAGCTAGAACAATACATCAAAGCCGGTATTCCGATCATTACTTCGCAGTCGTTTGAGGAAGATGAGCTCCCCGGTGCCGGGTACGGAACGAACGGACACCTCATGGCTGTGGTCGGCTTCACTGAAGATGGGGATGTAGTTGCTAATGACCCGGCTTCACCGACCAACGATGCCGTACGCCGCGTCTATCCACGGGGAGCATTTGAGAACGTCTGGCAGCGGACCTCATCGACTGGTGGGATCACCTACGTCATCTACCCTCCCGGACATGCGCTTCCGGACGCGGCCTCCGAGGACTAA